The Plectropomus leopardus isolate mb chromosome 22, YSFRI_Pleo_2.0, whole genome shotgun sequence genome includes a window with the following:
- the gpr85 gene encoding probable G protein-coupled receptor 85: protein MIPPPSMANYSHAGDHTILQNVSPLATFLKLTSLGFIIGVGVVGNLLISILLVKDKSLHRAPYYFLLDLCASDILRSAICFPFVFTSVKNGSAWTYGTLTCKVIAFLGVLSCFHTAFMLFCVSVTRYLAIAHHRFYTKRLTFWTCLAVICMVWTLSVAMAFPPVLDVGTYSFIREEDQCTFQHRSFRANDSLGFMLLLALILLATQLVYLKLIFFVHDRRKMKPVQFVPAVSQNWTFHGPGASGQAAANWLAGFGRGPTPPTLLGIRQNSNAAGRRRLLVLDEFKTEKRISRMFYIMTFFFLALWGPYLVACYWRVFARGPVVPGGYLTAAVWMSFAQAGVNPFICIFSNRELRRCFSTTLLYCRKSRLPREPYCVI, encoded by the coding sequence ATGATCCCTCCTCCATCTATGGCGAACTATAGCCATGCAGGGGACCACACCATCTTGCAGAATGTCTCTCCTCTCGCCACGTTCCTCAAACTGACCTCTCTGGGTTTTATCATTGGAGTCGGCGTGGTTGGAAACCTCCTGATCTCCATCCTGCTGGTCAAAGACAAGAGCCTGCACCGAGCGCCCTACTATTTCCTGCTGGACCTGTGCGCCTCTGACATCCTGCGCTCCGCCATCTGCTTCCCCTTTGTCTTCACCTCGGTCAAGAATGGATCTGCGTGGACCTACGGCACGCTGACCTGCAAGGTGATCGCCTTCCTAGGTGTGCTCTCCTGTTTCCACACAGCGTTTATGCTGTTTTGCGTCAGTGTCACGCGCTACCTTGCCATCGCGCACCACCGTTTCTACACCAAGAGGCTGACCTTCTGGACCTGCTTAGCTGTCATCTGCATGGTGTGGACGTTGTCAGTGGCTATGGCGTTCCCTCCAGTGCTAGACGTAGGGACGTATTCTTTTATCCGGGAGGAGGACCAGTGCACGTTCCAGCACCGTTCATTCAGGGCGAATGATTCGCTGGGCTTCATGCTCCTGCTGGCGCTCATCCTCCTCGCCACACAGCTGGTTTACCTCAAGCTCATCTTCTTCGTCCACGACCGTCGGAAGATGAAGCCCGTCCAGTTCGTGCCTGCCGTCAGCCAGAACTGGACCTTCCACGGGCCAGGCGCAAGCGGGCAGGCGGCGGCAAACTGGCTGGCCGGATTCGGTCGAGGCCCCACCCCGCCTACCTTGCTGGGAATTCGGCAGAACAGCAACGCAGCGGGCCGCCGGCGTCTACTGGTATTGGATGAGTTCAAAACAGAGAAGAGGATTAGTAGGATGTTCTACATCATGACGTTTTTCTTCCTGGCTCTGTGGGGGCCCTATCTGGTCGCCTGCTACTGGCGGGTGTTTGCGAGGGGCCCTGTAGTCCCTGGAGGCTACCTGACAGCAGCTGTGTGGATGAGCTTTGCCCAGGCTGGGGTCAATCCTTTCATCTGCATCTTCTCCAACAGGGAGCTTCGGCGCTGCTTCAGCACCACACTCCTCTACTGCAGAAAATCCAGGTTACCAAGGGAACCCTACTGCGTTATATGA